The following proteins come from a genomic window of Nitrososphaerota archaeon:
- a CDS encoding zinc ribbon domain-containing protein yields MSSYKKPCKYCGQFIPPNSNVCPICGKVNPLETRCPKCRALIYPHWTKCNSCGLSLIINCPKCGQSTFFGDYCQKCGERLVVECKKCHTIQPPISANCIKCGKPL; encoded by the coding sequence ATGTCAAGTTATAAAAAGCCTTGTAAATATTGTGGTCAATTTATTCCTCCAAATTCAAATGTTTGTCCAATTTGCGGTAAAGTAAATCCATTAGAAACTAGATGCCCTAAATGTCGTGCATTAATTTACCCACACTGGACAAAATGCAATTCATGTGGACTTTCACTTATAATCAATTGTCCAAAATGTGGTCAATCAACTTTTTTTGGAGATTATTGCCAGAAATGTGGAGAGAGATTAGTTGTAGAATGCAAGAAATGTCATACAATTCAGCCACCTATAAGTGCTAATTGTATTAAATGCGGAAAACCATTATAA
- a CDS encoding zinc-ribbon domain-containing protein: MPFIPFTKNFADNSVEAGFQFTFFCDICQDGYKTSFIESKSYKKAGLLRGLGRAASIASSMAGRSIGYHIESGTDVIAERFRGMSPEWHKEHEEAFKLAQNEAMGHFHKCPKCGRWVCDICWNDEVGLCKEDAPRAATEIAAARATVMKEQIWEKAKETKIFKGEIKPTQTICPVCGKPAGTGKFCINCGAPLTLTKCSKCGAEITPGARFCPECGNKLF; encoded by the coding sequence ATGCCTTTTATTCCATTCACAAAAAATTTTGCAGATAATAGTGTAGAGGCAGGGTTTCAATTTACTTTCTTTTGCGATATTTGTCAAGATGGCTATAAAACAAGTTTTATCGAATCAAAATCTTATAAGAAAGCAGGTTTACTAAGAGGTTTGGGTAGAGCTGCTTCTATTGCTTCATCTATGGCAGGACGTAGTATAGGATATCACATCGAAAGTGGTACAGATGTTATTGCTGAAAGATTTAGAGGGATGTCTCCAGAATGGCATAAGGAACATGAAGAAGCTTTCAAATTAGCTCAAAATGAAGCAATGGGGCATTTCCATAAATGTCCAAAATGTGGAAGATGGGTATGCGATATTTGTTGGAATGATGAAGTTGGGCTTTGTAAGGAGGATGCACCAAGAGCTGCAACTGAAATTGCTGCTGCAAGAGCAACAGTAATGAAAGAGCAAATATGGGAAAAGGCTAAAGAAACAAAAATTTTTAAAGGAGAAATTAAACCAACACAAACAATATGTCCAGTATGTGGAAAACCTGCTGGAACAGGAAAATTTTGCATAAACTGTGGTGCTCCACTTACATTAACAAAATGTTCTAAATGTGGAGCAGAAATTACTCCTGGTGCTAGATTTTGTCCAGAATGTGGAAATAAGCTTTTCTAA
- a CDS encoding DUF87 domain-containing protein — MLIPAYVITFLIKSECGKTTTLIIINELYKFGKIIIIDFHGEYIGLKDLINAEIIKENVLSFDKMEKLKIEDMKALNNFENISIEKENKLKELGLIKLINGKNNINILVVY; from the coding sequence ATGCTAATTCCTGCTTATGTAATAACTTTTCTAATAAAATCTGAATGTGGAAAAACAACTACTCTTATAATAATAAATGAATTATATAAATTTGGAAAAATAATTATTATAGATTTTCATGGAGAATATATTGGATTAAAAGATTTAATAAATGCAGAAATAATTAAAGAGAACGTTCTTTCATTTGATAAAATGGAAAAATTAAAAATTGAAGATATGAAAGCATTAAATAATTTTGAGAATATCTCAATTGAAAAAGAAAATAAATTAAAAGAATTAGGATTAATTAAATTAATAAATGGGAAAAATAATATTAACATATTAGTAGTGTATTAA
- a CDS encoding cohesin domain-containing protein, with amino-acid sequence MVAQARFKHILMLVILSQLILTAYLCTVEATGSVEVYIEPQSIETQAGETFTILVKINPGSYGISAGDVNVTFNSQVFDLIDVKIGGLFGPDPLIGFQMIDKLRGFVNYAVARKGETKAPSDPGTFLALTFKVRDDVDEVVCEIVISKVGLADQNFQDIKDIAVQHAKVIIIKEKTTYSVTTSITPYTVTLTVTSISATTAILTQTVTVTTTNIKTVPTSASDHILLFIFVFLVIIFFSIILGVIIRKAWKKPKI; translated from the coding sequence ATGGTCGCTCAAGCTAGATTCAAACATATATTAATGCTAGTTATTTTATCTCAATTAATATTGACAGCTTACTTATGTACGGTAGAAGCAACTGGCTCTGTAGAAGTATACATAGAGCCTCAATCTATTGAAACTCAAGCTGGAGAAACTTTTACTATTTTAGTGAAGATTAATCCCGGCTCTTATGGTATTAGCGCTGGAGATGTTAACGTAACTTTTAATTCACAAGTTTTTGATCTTATAGATGTTAAGATTGGGGGGCTTTTCGGTCCGGATCCACTTATTGGATTTCAAATGATTGATAAACTAAGAGGTTTTGTGAATTATGCGGTTGCACGTAAAGGAGAAACAAAAGCTCCTTCTGATCCAGGAACATTCTTGGCTTTAACCTTTAAAGTGCGTGATGATGTAGACGAAGTAGTATGCGAGATAGTTATATCTAAAGTTGGGTTAGCTGACCAGAATTTTCAGGATATAAAAGATATAGCGGTTCAGCACGCAAAAGTTATCATAATTAAAGAAAAAACGACGTATTCAGTAACTACAAGTATAACTCCATACACTGTTACTCTAACAGTAACTAGCATTTCGGCAACAACTGCAATTCTTACTCAAACAGTAACAGTAACTACAACAAATATAAAAACAGTTCCAACATCTGCTAGCGATCATATCTTATTATTTATTTTTGTATTTTTAGTGATAATATTTTTCTCAATCATCTTAGGAGTAATTATAAGGAAGGCATGGAAAAAACCAAAAATATAA
- a CDS encoding dockerin type I domain-containing protein has protein sequence MNEKEKPHLALSALFFTILMAGFTFSLHGVQGQIWREVVLFSGENLDIPNLGYRYSGPYYINSGKYLAIEWEADRLVNVYILNEIDWRNRLLGFTLTSWRVSKTGQSGQLWYPIQYTDNYYIIVMTPTLGPARLYKWVEKLYWLEYNLTNITSIVTTTSPTTVITTVPTVTTYTVVTTPIYTTITTTLKTSFNTTKTYQWIPIKNLTAFIHPSIMRVEAPKRFNIEIKVDPKDFGISSGEMILRFNPSILQAIEISRGNLLGDNPLEGMRQIDNINGMIKYAIARVGPTPVPTPNGTFATITFEVKRGATPGYYKLELSIEFANENYEKIINIEVRGGEVYVIAGILGDINGDGTVNYMDLAILGSCYGKSRGEGGYRQEADLNNDGIIDYRDLAILGANYGRSS, from the coding sequence ATGAATGAAAAAGAAAAACCTCATCTAGCTTTAAGTGCTTTATTCTTTACAATCTTAATGGCAGGTTTTACTTTTAGTTTACATGGAGTTCAAGGGCAAATTTGGAGAGAAGTTGTGCTTTTCTCTGGTGAAAATTTAGACATACCTAACTTAGGATACCGTTACTCAGGCCCATATTATATTAATTCAGGTAAATACTTAGCTATAGAATGGGAAGCTGATCGATTAGTGAATGTATATATTTTAAATGAAATTGATTGGAGAAACAGACTACTTGGCTTCACTCTAACTAGCTGGAGAGTCTCAAAAACAGGTCAATCCGGGCAACTTTGGTATCCTATTCAGTACACAGATAATTATTACATAATTGTTATGACTCCAACTCTTGGCCCTGCAAGATTATATAAATGGGTTGAAAAGTTATATTGGCTTGAGTACAACTTAACAAATATAACCTCCATAGTAACTACAACCTCTCCTACAACAGTAATTACTACCGTTCCAACCGTAACAACATATACTGTAGTAACTACTCCTATCTACACAACAATTACTACCACTCTTAAGACTTCTTTTAATACTACAAAGACTTATCAATGGATTCCAATTAAAAATCTCACGGCATTTATTCACCCTTCAATAATGAGAGTTGAAGCACCCAAGCGATTCAACATAGAGATCAAAGTTGATCCTAAAGATTTTGGAATTAGTAGTGGTGAAATGATTTTAAGATTCAATCCAAGTATATTACAAGCAATTGAAATATCTCGAGGAAATCTTTTAGGAGATAATCCACTGGAAGGAATGAGACAAATAGATAATATTAATGGAATGATAAAATATGCAATAGCTAGAGTTGGTCCGACGCCTGTTCCAACTCCTAATGGCACATTTGCAACTATAACTTTTGAAGTGAAAAGAGGCGCTACACCAGGATACTACAAACTAGAGTTATCAATCGAATTTGCTAATGAGAATTATGAAAAAATAATAAACATAGAGGTTAGGGGAGGAGAAGTATATGTTATTGCAGGTATCCTAGGTGATATTAATGGTGATGGTACAGTTAATTACATGGATTTAGCAATATTAGGTTCATGTTATGGTAAGTCAAGAGGGGAGGGAGGATATAGACAAGAAGCCGACTTAAATAATGATGGAATAATAGATTATAGAGACCTAGCAATATTAGGTGCAAATTATGGTCGCTCAAGCTAG
- a CDS encoding type II restriction endonuclease yields MVKYEALGFKSENEYLDYFFKTLLKTNQTYEYFVDWKKVKEKIEKYVKEISLLNSLTKIEPEKRKKELEEIFIKYPETIPIIPSIIAVREKNITLLEIWEKTLYKTFNFSERKLEENEVKDLVDFCEKTGIIQLFGEINDLYAYLLGVEVGLDSNARKNRSGKIFQKFVELLLKRKLENVNIEIKSEDSSIRTIRRKKADFVIYKENVPKIIIECNFYNVSGSKPIETANAYIDLQHKIYEKKGTFFIWITDGPAWNKMKETIIQSFKEIDFPMNYTIANEKINELILKLL; encoded by the coding sequence TTGGTAAAATATGAAGCTTTAGGATTTAAAAGTGAAAATGAATATCTAGACTACTTCTTTAAAACACTTTTAAAAACAAATCAAACTTATGAATATTTTGTAGATTGGAAAAAAGTTAAAGAGAAAATTGAAAAATATGTTAAAGAGATTAGTCTCTTAAATTCATTAACTAAAATAGAACCTGAAAAAAGGAAGAAAGAATTAGAAGAAATATTTATAAAATATCCAGAGACAATACCTATCATTCCATCAATTATTGCTGTAAGAGAGAAAAACATTACTCTTTTAGAAATTTGGGAAAAAACATTATATAAAACATTTAATTTTTCTGAAAGAAAGCTTGAAGAAAATGAAGTAAAAGACCTTGTAGATTTTTGTGAAAAAACAGGTATAATTCAACTTTTTGGAGAAATTAATGATTTATACGCATATTTATTAGGAGTAGAAGTTGGATTAGATTCAAATGCAAGAAAAAATAGAAGTGGAAAAATATTTCAAAAATTTGTAGAATTACTTTTAAAAAGAAAGCTAGAAAATGTGAATATAGAAATAAAATCTGAAGATTCAAGCATAAGAACAATAAGAAGAAAGAAAGCGGACTTTGTAATATATAAAGAGAATGTTCCTAAAATAATAATTGAGTGTAACTTCTATAATGTAAGTGGAAGTAAACCAATAGAAACAGCCAATGCATACATAGATTTACAGCATAAAATTTATGAGAAGAAAGGTACTTTTTTCATATGGATAACAGATGGGCCTGCATGGAATAAAATGAAAGAAACAATTATTCAAAGTTTTAAAGAAATAGATTTTCCAATGAATTATACTATAGCTAATGAAAAAATAAATGAGTTAATATTAAAACTACTCTAA
- a CDS encoding DNA methyltransferase, which yields MSKKYIDMKEITEEDYKKFIKENKEIIIENTKIKIGQPKKIEELQPKFFELERTNVWSYPERGKWATHQGNFRGNWPPQMARNIILRYSKPGEWVLDQMCGSGTTLIECKLLGRNGIGVDINLDCIMLTRDRLNFDYTPLDPNYKKPIIKTYVGDARNLNLIKDESIDLIATHPPYATIIPYSRKGKIQGDLSAVHSIDEYIEGMKEIAKESYRVLKPGRFCGILVGDTRKHRHHVPIAFRVMQAFLEAGFILREDIIKHQWQTKTTREKWEGLSKVADECWVDIPKEKVGKGKYTDFYLLYHEHLFIFRKPGKDEDIEKYKESMKWW from the coding sequence ATGTCTAAAAAATATATTGATATGAAAGAAATAACAGAAGAAGATTATAAAAAATTTATAAAAGAAAATAAAGAAATAATTATTGAAAATACTAAAATAAAAATTGGGCAACCTAAAAAAATAGAAGAACTTCAACCAAAATTTTTTGAACTTGAAAGAACAAATGTTTGGTCTTATCCAGAAAGAGGGAAATGGGCTACTCATCAAGGAAATTTTAGAGGAAATTGGCCTCCTCAAATGGCAAGAAACATAATTCTTAGATATTCTAAACCTGGAGAATGGGTTCTAGACCAAATGTGTGGTTCAGGAACAACCTTAATTGAATGTAAACTTTTAGGAAGAAATGGTATAGGTGTAGATATAAATTTAGATTGTATAATGCTTACACGAGATAGATTAAATTTTGATTATACTCCACTTGATCCTAATTATAAAAAGCCCATAATAAAAACATACGTAGGTGATGCTAGAAATTTAAATTTAATTAAAGATGAATCTATTGATTTAATTGCAACTCATCCACCATATGCAACTATTATTCCATATTCCAGAAAAGGGAAAATTCAAGGAGATTTATCAGCAGTGCACAGCATTGATGAATATATTGAAGGAATGAAAGAAATAGCTAAAGAAAGCTATAGAGTATTAAAGCCGGGAAGATTTTGTGGAATACTTGTTGGAGATACTAGAAAGCATAGACATCATGTTCCAATAGCTTTTAGAGTTATGCAAGCATTTTTAGAAGCTGGTTTTATTCTTAGAGAAGATATAATAAAACATCAATGGCAAACAAAAACAACTAGAGAAAAATGGGAAGGATTGTCTAAAGTTGCAGATGAATGCTGGGTAGATATTCCTAAAGAGAAAGTTGGTAAAGGGAAATATACGGATTTTTATTTATTGTATCATGAACATTTATTCATTTTTAGAAAACCTGGAAAAGATGAAGACATAGAAAAATATAAAGAAAGTATGAAATGGTGGTAA
- a CDS encoding ABC transporter permease subunit — MVGLITVCIKELKDNFLSKRFIIVFLLIYLVGISTATLSIQAIASAAYSLSAESFLFLRIFTSTTGLLPAFIFFVSYFGPIIGILFGFDAINSELLSGTLTKVLSQPIHRDSFINGKFLAGLITISIIYGSITGILIGVGIYYFGGPPSLDEFLRILCFIGLCILYTVFWMNIGILFSIIFKKVATSALASVAIWLFFTFFIFMIANFIVNIAFPITDPSLLFNEEFLAKRQELQQMILQFSPEQLFEIVTIVILTPTIRAISPIIGIETSRIIPNPLPIDQSIIIALPYLMILIIMIFICFAFSYILFMKQEIRSGAI; from the coding sequence ATGGTTGGTTTAATTACAGTTTGTATAAAAGAATTGAAAGACAATTTTTTAAGTAAAAGGTTTATAATAGTTTTCCTTTTAATATATTTAGTAGGGATTTCAACAGCAACTCTTTCAATACAAGCAATTGCAAGTGCAGCATATAGTTTATCTGCAGAATCTTTCTTATTTTTAAGAATATTTACTTCTACAACTGGATTACTTCCTGCTTTCATTTTCTTTGTAAGCTATTTTGGACCAATAATAGGAATATTATTTGGATTTGATGCAATAAATTCTGAACTTTTAAGTGGAACATTAACAAAAGTTTTATCACAACCAATTCATAGAGATTCTTTCATAAATGGAAAATTTTTAGCTGGATTGATTACAATTTCTATTATTTATGGAAGTATAACTGGAATTTTAATTGGAGTAGGAATATATTATTTTGGTGGGCCTCCATCTTTAGATGAATTTTTAAGGATTTTATGTTTTATAGGATTGTGTATATTGTATACTGTTTTTTGGATGAATATTGGAATATTGTTTTCAATAATTTTTAAGAAGGTAGCTACCTCTGCTTTAGCTTCAGTTGCTATATGGCTTTTCTTTACTTTTTTCATTTTCATGATTGCCAATTTTATTGTTAATATAGCTTTTCCAATTACTGATCCTTCGCTTTTATTTAATGAAGAATTTTTAGCAAAAAGACAAGAATTGCAACAAATGATTTTACAATTCTCTCCAGAGCAATTGTTTGAGATTGTTACAATAGTTATTCTTACACCAACGATTAGAGCAATTTCTCCAATCATTGGAATAGAAACAAGTAGAATAATACCAAATCCATTGCCAATAGATCAAAGTATAATAATTGCATTGCCATATTTAATGATTTTGATAATAATGATTTTCATATGCTTTGCATTTTCTTATATCTTATTTATGAAACAAGAAATTAGGTCTGGAGCAATTTAA
- a CDS encoding ABC transporter ATP-binding protein, with protein sequence MAAIEAINLTKRYGEITAVDNLNLSIEEGEIFGFLGPNGSGKTTTILMFMGLTEPTSGEAKVFNLNPLKDALKVRRIVSYLPENIGFYEDLTAKQNLEYVAKLNGIPSNIYSKRIRELLEIVGLSQEMDRKVGEYSRGMKQRLGIAEVLLKDPKLIFLDEPTLGLDPEATELVLNLIEKINKEKGITIFLSSHLLHQVQRVCKRVGIFVKGKLLAEGTIDRLGKERLKEDFFTIEVKVLEKGEEALEIIKKIDEVKDVEMKDDLLIIKAESDIRPKIAKRLIEENFSILHLRLREYTLDEIYKQYFEVK encoded by the coding sequence ATGGCAGCTATAGAAGCTATAAATCTTACAAAAAGATATGGAGAAATAACAGCAGTAGATAATTTAAATTTATCAATCGAAGAAGGAGAAATATTTGGTTTTCTTGGTCCTAATGGAAGTGGAAAAACAACTACAATATTAATGTTCATGGGCCTTACTGAACCTACTTCAGGAGAAGCAAAAGTATTTAATTTAAATCCTTTAAAAGATGCTTTAAAAGTAAGGAGAATTGTAAGCTATCTTCCAGAAAATATTGGATTTTATGAAGATTTAACTGCAAAACAAAATTTAGAATATGTTGCAAAATTGAATGGAATACCATCTAACATATATTCTAAAAGAATTAGAGAATTATTAGAAATTGTAGGATTATCTCAAGAAATGGATAGAAAAGTAGGAGAATATTCTCGAGGAATGAAGCAAAGATTAGGAATTGCTGAAGTATTATTAAAAGATCCTAAGCTTATTTTCTTAGATGAACCTACTCTTGGTTTAGATCCTGAAGCAACTGAGCTTGTGCTAAATTTAATAGAGAAAATAAATAAAGAGAAAGGGATAACGATATTTTTATCTTCTCATTTGTTACATCAAGTTCAAAGAGTATGTAAAAGAGTTGGAATATTTGTTAAAGGAAAGCTATTAGCTGAAGGAACAATAGATAGGCTTGGAAAAGAAAGATTGAAGGAAGATTTTTTCACTATTGAAGTTAAAGTTCTTGAAAAAGGAGAAGAAGCTTTAGAAATTATAAAGAAAATTGATGAAGTAAAAGATGTTGAAATGAAAGATGATTTATTAATAATTAAAGCAGAAAGTGATATTAGACCTAAAATTGCAAAAAGACTTATTGAAGAAAATTTCTCAATATTGCATTTAAGATTAAGAGAATATACTCTTGATGAAATTTATAAGCAATATTTTGAGGTAAAATAA
- a CDS encoding NEW3 domain-containing protein — MRATNFITIALILILPFTIFGNGLLKNQNTIILNEENEEFVFHSTYSGLILEAGSSVTIPLIVTNNMNGTLNIAFSIASGPNWDAKFKYKGYVLKSIYLLPKETISIDFSFTAPANASQGNYEYVLLASTIDGKIKKEIKISIDLKAKEVVATKAGEVKLSTLYPVLEGTAGSTFQFRVTLSYDGSEERIFNLVANAPPGWITEIRPAYETKKISSIQLSGYSSRDLEISVTAPEITKEGNYTIRFSAYSENIGNSIDLKVVIIGTYKISMQTSTGRLNIGTIAGEKSYLSLIIKNEGTANIKRVTFSSIKPEAWKIVFDPDEVNNLAPGESREVSVEIISSSNTIPGDYSITLRANYEYGAKELDIRVTVSSPPLWGWIGIGIVIAIIAGLLFIFFKFGRR, encoded by the coding sequence ATGAGGGCAACAAATTTCATAACTATTGCTCTCATTTTAATATTGCCTTTTACAATTTTTGGAAATGGATTATTAAAAAACCAAAATACAATAATTTTAAATGAAGAAAATGAAGAATTTGTTTTCCATTCTACATATAGCGGCTTAATTTTAGAAGCTGGAAGCAGTGTTACTATACCATTGATTGTTACAAATAACATGAATGGAACTTTGAATATTGCCTTTTCAATAGCTTCAGGTCCAAATTGGGATGCGAAATTTAAATATAAAGGATATGTATTAAAAAGCATATATTTATTGCCTAAAGAAACAATATCTATAGATTTTAGCTTTACAGCACCAGCAAATGCTTCTCAAGGAAATTATGAATATGTTTTATTAGCTTCTACAATTGATGGGAAAATAAAAAAGGAAATTAAAATTTCAATAGATTTAAAAGCTAAAGAAGTAGTTGCAACTAAAGCTGGTGAAGTAAAGCTTTCAACTTTATATCCAGTACTTGAAGGAACAGCTGGATCAACTTTTCAATTTAGAGTTACATTAAGTTATGATGGAAGTGAAGAAAGAATATTCAATTTAGTAGCAAATGCTCCTCCTGGATGGATTACAGAAATTAGACCAGCATATGAAACAAAGAAAATATCAAGTATACAATTAAGTGGATATAGTAGTAGAGATTTGGAAATAAGTGTTACTGCTCCTGAAATTACAAAAGAAGGGAATTATACGATAAGATTTTCTGCATATTCAGAAAATATTGGTAATTCTATAGACTTAAAAGTTGTAATAATTGGAACATATAAAATAAGCATGCAAACTTCAACTGGAAGATTGAATATTGGAACAATTGCTGGAGAAAAAAGCTATTTATCACTTATAATTAAAAATGAAGGAACAGCAAATATTAAGAGAGTAACTTTTTCATCTATTAAACCCGAAGCATGGAAAATAGTTTTCGATCCAGATGAAGTAAACAATTTAGCTCCTGGAGAAAGTAGAGAAGTATCTGTAGAAATAATTTCTTCAAGCAATACTATACCTGGAGATTATTCAATAACTTTAAGAGCAAATTATGAATATGGAGCAAAAGAATTAGATATTAGAGTAACAGTTTCATCTCCTCCATTATGGGGATGGATTGGAATAGGAATAGTAATTGCAATAATTGCAGGATTATTATTCATTTTCTTTAAATTTGGAAGGAGATGA
- a CDS encoding TIGR04076 family protein, producing the protein MRKLIVKVKEIKGKCDIMKIGDYFILDGGKLIIPEKNKHVCIYALSSLLPLLPAKQRNIVEPEDWLPRTSLVECPDPNGRVIWEISYLEE; encoded by the coding sequence ATGAGGAAATTAATTGTAAAAGTAAAAGAGATCAAAGGAAAATGCGATATAATGAAAATAGGAGATTATTTTATATTAGATGGGGGCAAACTTATAATTCCAGAAAAGAATAAGCATGTATGCATATATGCTTTATCAAGCCTTTTACCTTTATTACCAGCTAAACAAAGGAATATAGTTGAACCTGAAGATTGGCTTCCAAGAACAAGCCTTGTTGAATGTCCTGACCCTAATGGAAGAGTCATATGGGAAATATCTTATTTAGAAGAATAA